The Blautia pseudococcoides genome segment GAATCAAAATGCAGACAATGATTTCAGTGAGCAGACAGGCTAATGCAGGGATGATCGTCCTTTTGATGATCGTAGTGATCGGCACGTTACAGCCGCCGCTGACGATCATGGTAGTAGGTGCGATCGGATTGACAGCACTTGCCAGACTTCCTCCGAAGATCAGAATGCGTACCATATTGACCAGTTCACCCTCTGAAGCCGCAAAAGCTGCATACAGAGAGGAAAACAAAGGAAGCGTTCCGCTGATAGAACTTCCGATGCCAATCAGAATAAAAGCTGCCGCCGCACCGATAACAGCAATGGTGATCGTTCCCCCTCCTGCACTTGCAAAGGCACCGGCCAGTATTTTCAGCCCCCCTACCTGATTCAGTGCGGCAGAGAATACATTGATACCGATAAGGATTGATACTACACTGACAAAAGCTTTGCCCATCCCCTCAAAAAGAGCTTTGGAGTCATCAAAAGTCTGACGGATATTGTGTTTCCGAATGATCTCGATTACCATAACCAGCAGGAAGGACATAAAGTTGGCGGCTACTACTGAGATTGTAATGTATTTTTGTACTATAGGGCTGAAGATAATGACCAGCAAAACAGGAAGTACCGGAAAAATTGCATAGAATTTGGGGATTCCCAGTTCTTTTACATCCTTTAATTCCGGAAGTTCCGAACGGCTTACCAACACACCTTCTTTTTTATCAAAATATTTATTTACAAGGATAAATACAATGGTCCCCACTATGATCATACAGATTACAGGCAGTATTTCTTTTGTTACAAAATAAACAGGAATTGAGATATTTTCAAGCCCTGCGCCATTGAATGCGGTCAGAGCCAGTGTATTGGATGGTCCCCACACAATGGCCGTCGCAACCATCAGAAGGGCTGCCGAAGTCTCTTTGCTGATCCCCACCGCGATCAGAACCGGAAATACCGTGGCGATCAAAAGAGAAACCTCACTTGAGCTTGAAGGTATCGCAAGCTTAACGATCACAACCAATACAAAGGTCGCAAAAATCAGTATTTCAGAATGTTTTATTTTACGAAGAGGTCCTGCCACTACAATACTGAATAGTTCTGCGGCCTTTATATGCGTCATATAGCCTACATATCCCATAACTACCATAATAACAAGACCGGTAGAACCAAGGGACGTTGTAATGGCATTTGCCATCACTTCAAATACGTCCACAAGGGCATTGCCTGAACCTCCCTCAGCGATTGCGCTCTGTCCGGTCACCAAAGTTGTTACCAGCAGAACCACAAAACCAATGCCTAGAAAAGCAGTAGCCGTATAATATTTTCTGGCCACGATCACCAATATCATGACAATCATTACTAATGTTACAAAAATGCGGATCGCTTCACCCATATCCACCCCTCCTAAATCGTCTTAGTTGTTTTCATATATAAGGCGGGAAGCCTTATAAAGTTCTTCTGCGTATGTTCTTTGCAGATATGGTCCAAAGTAACGGTTGATAATACATATCTTATTAGGGTCACAACAAAACTTTTGAACAAATGCATCTGCTTTTTGACGGATAGTTTCTTCGGAATCTTTCTCCGGATCATAAATATCCGGTGTTACCCCCAGGATGATTTTATCTCCATATTTTTCAAAGAGTTTCTGTGTGTCATTAATATTGCTCATAGGCCCCCAGATATCCCATCCCGCAGCAATATAGTTTTCTATCTGCATCTCATTACACCCACAGCTGTGCAGTTCCGCCACTTTTCCTTTGGAATGGATATGGTCTGTTACTTTTTTCATATATGGTACAAGCAGATTCCTGCCTGTTTCAAAAGAAAAAAACGGCGCTCTCTGTGTTCCCCAGTCATCATGAACCATAAACCCATCAATATCGTATGCCTCACAACATTTATCCACGATTCTGCAATACAGATCAGAAAGTCTGTCAAATAGGCCCTTTAAAGCATCCTGTTGTTCCTCGTCAACCAGCGCCATTGCAGCTGCCTCAAACCCCATGAAAGAAATCAGACGTTCAAAACCAAAACCATTTAGAAATGTTATGTACCTGAACTGGCTGTTTTTCAAAAATTCTTCGTTTAATTTTTTACTCCCCTCCCAATCCCAGGAATCTATATCCGGCCATTTTACAGATGATCCCCAGTCATTGGCGTCTTCAAACAAATGTGGGCAGCCCGGCTTTTCCATAGATCCTTCAGCCACAGGAACATAGATCCACTCTATGCCAAACATGTCTGTTCCGCCCTTTTCTTCCTCTGTAATACGGCATCCGCCGTCATTGACACAGCCTCTTGCACGATTGTCAGGAATTACATCCGGATAAAAACTGAAGGCCTCCACACCGGTGCACAACCAGACCGGTTTTTTATCAATGGCCATACGTCTCCAGGCCTCTCTCATGGTGACGGGATAATGAAATACAGGAACGCTGGCATCGCGGAATGCTTTTGAGATTTCCACTATAGCAAGTTCATTTGTACTAAAAGGAATCGCCATATCTTTACCTCCACATACTAAAATTTTATAAAAGAATTATATCTTTGACAGGAGGATATGTAAATCCGCCGATTTTTTAAAATACTCCTTAAATTTCCGCAAAATGCGGAAGGAAAGGAAGCAAAAAAATAAAGGGTAACAGGAAAAAAAACTGTTACTCTTTATTTTTTCGGCTTATTTATGTAATATAACCCAGCAGGCGCATGGAAATTTCTATAAAAAGCCTGGTATCAGGGTCTTCCAGATTGATCCCCGTTAGTTTTTGAATGCGTTCCAGCCGGTACATCAACGTACTTCGATGTATATATAATTCATTGGCGGTAGGGGTCTGATTGCAGCCATGCTTCAAATAACAGGTAAGTGTTTCGATATATTCGGTCCCTTTCTCATGGTCAATTTGATCCAGGGCCATGATGGAATCCGAACATATGGAACGAATACTGAACTCTTCTGTAAAATGACCTATAATATAATCCAGCACATATTCAGAAAAGCAGAAAAAATTCCCCATACTATTTCTCTGTAAACTCAACAAAATCGCTTTTTCTGCCTGCCTGCTGTACTCCCTAATCTCCGTAAAATCATGAAAGTGATTACTGCATCCAATGATCAGGTCCATCTCTCTGCATAGGCTGTCTAATTTCATTGCAAGCTCATTACGGGTATATTGAGATAAAGAAAGATTACAGATGGAAAAGGCTCCGTTTTCTACTGATATAGACAGGGCATCTTTTAATATTATATTCACAGAACTGCAGATTTTCTGGTGTCTGAGAATCTCTTTGCTGTCCTTTTGTATTTCTAACTTTAAACAGATATATTCATTTGTAAGCTTCCAGCCCAGCATTTCCAGACGTTTTACTAAATATGGTTGTTCTACAGGCTCGCCTTTGATCAGTTTGATAATAATTTTCTCAAAAGAGGTTACATCATTTCGT includes the following:
- the dcuC gene encoding C4-dicarboxylate transporter DcuC → MGEAIRIFVTLVMIVMILVIVARKYYTATAFLGIGFVVLLVTTLVTGQSAIAEGGSGNALVDVFEVMANAITTSLGSTGLVIMVVMGYVGYMTHIKAAELFSIVVAGPLRKIKHSEILIFATFVLVVIVKLAIPSSSSEVSLLIATVFPVLIAVGISKETSAALLMVATAIVWGPSNTLALTAFNGAGLENISIPVYFVTKEILPVICMIIVGTIVFILVNKYFDKKEGVLVSRSELPELKDVKELGIPKFYAIFPVLPVLLVIIFSPIVQKYITISVVAANFMSFLLVMVIEIIRKHNIRQTFDDSKALFEGMGKAFVSVVSILIGINVFSAALNQVGGLKILAGAFASAGGGTITIAVIGAAAAFILIGIGSSISGTLPLFSSLYAAFAASEGELVNMVRILIFGGSLASAVNPIAPTTMIVSGGCNVPITTIIKRTIIPALACLLTEIIVCILIP
- a CDS encoding uroporphyrinogen decarboxylase/cobalamine-independent methonine synthase family protein — protein: MAIPFSTNELAIVEISKAFRDASVPVFHYPVTMREAWRRMAIDKKPVWLCTGVEAFSFYPDVIPDNRARGCVNDGGCRITEEEKGGTDMFGIEWIYVPVAEGSMEKPGCPHLFEDANDWGSSVKWPDIDSWDWEGSKKLNEEFLKNSQFRYITFLNGFGFERLISFMGFEAAAMALVDEEQQDALKGLFDRLSDLYCRIVDKCCEAYDIDGFMVHDDWGTQRAPFFSFETGRNLLVPYMKKVTDHIHSKGKVAELHSCGCNEMQIENYIAAGWDIWGPMSNINDTQKLFEKYGDKIILGVTPDIYDPEKDSEETIRQKADAFVQKFCCDPNKICIINRYFGPYLQRTYAEELYKASRLIYENN